The following coding sequences lie in one Microbacterium sp. XT11 genomic window:
- a CDS encoding FadR/GntR family transcriptional regulator codes for MAQIQRTPLADQAAELLLDRIRAGEWQLGQRLPGETTLAPQLGVGRSTVREAIRQLAGRGVLATRQGAGVFVMALDVPEDWDAVLRRADIISVIEARIAIESEAAALAADRRTASDVRAIRKALEARAASATSIETHVDADTAFHRAIVVAAHNPVLLELFDGLTPRLRQAMVEMLRIRSQYGGAADQQRHESLARTVIDRQPVSASHESREHLRELKEALS; via the coding sequence ATGGCACAGATACAGCGCACGCCCCTGGCTGATCAGGCGGCGGAGCTCCTTCTCGACCGCATCCGCGCCGGCGAGTGGCAGCTCGGCCAGAGGCTCCCGGGTGAGACGACCCTCGCGCCGCAGCTCGGCGTCGGCCGGTCCACCGTGCGCGAGGCCATCCGCCAGCTGGCCGGGCGGGGTGTGCTCGCCACCCGGCAGGGGGCCGGCGTCTTCGTCATGGCCCTGGACGTTCCGGAAGACTGGGATGCCGTGCTGCGCCGCGCCGACATCATCAGCGTCATCGAGGCCAGGATCGCCATCGAGTCGGAGGCTGCCGCCCTTGCCGCCGACCGTCGCACCGCATCCGATGTGCGCGCGATCCGCAAGGCGCTCGAGGCGCGAGCAGCCTCGGCGACCTCCATCGAGACCCACGTCGACGCGGACACGGCGTTCCATCGCGCCATCGTCGTCGCTGCCCACAACCCGGTCCTGCTCGAGCTGTTCGACGGACTCACGCCGCGACTGCGCCAGGCCATGGTCGAGATGCTGCGGATCCGCTCCCAGTACGGCGGTGCCGCAGATCAGCAGCGGCACGAGAGCCTCGCACGCACGGTGATCGACAGGCAGCCGGTCTCGGCCTCGCACGAGAGTCGCGAGCATCTGCGCGAGCTGAAGGAGGCGCTGTCGTGA
- a CDS encoding DMT family transporter, with the protein MSWIVLIASGVLEAVWATALGKSEGLTKLWPSIIFFGGLTLSMLGLAFAMREIATGTAYAVWVGIGASLTVIWAMVTGESDISWPRILLLMGLVGCIVGLKLIDPGHE; encoded by the coding sequence ATGTCGTGGATCGTACTCATCGCATCCGGCGTTCTCGAGGCCGTCTGGGCGACGGCGCTGGGCAAGTCCGAAGGACTGACCAAACTCTGGCCGAGCATCATCTTCTTCGGCGGACTCACACTGTCGATGCTCGGGCTCGCCTTCGCCATGCGCGAGATCGCCACGGGCACCGCCTATGCCGTGTGGGTCGGAATCGGGGCATCGCTCACCGTCATCTGGGCCATGGTCACCGGAGAGAGCGATATCTCGTGGCCGCGAATTCTGCTGCTCATGGGACTCGTCGGCTGCATTGTCGGTTTGAAGCTCATCGACCCCGGTCACGAATGA
- a CDS encoding LuxR C-terminal-related transcriptional regulator codes for MSTSSELEPESELVARAVRELARRTRFPVAFGGLIEQGVVNVTSIVGNRTRSLEGLRVRPERGLGGRAMMELRPRMTNDYGSSQQITHDYDVFVLGEGLSTLLALPIVVDGRPRGVLYAGAWDETPVGGVTTAPAMQVVQSVADELRIRDEVERRLRAAAATTATIAPQQQQEELRESFAELRSIGASVDDADLRARIARVERRLLRLAGEPVPAVTGPIPSVHLSRRETDVLACAALGATNAEIAAQLGLREGTVKAYLGAAMSKLDASTRHAAVAKARRAGLLP; via the coding sequence GTGAGCACATCGTCCGAGCTCGAACCCGAGAGCGAGCTCGTCGCACGCGCGGTACGCGAGTTGGCGCGCCGCACCCGCTTCCCGGTGGCCTTCGGCGGGCTCATCGAGCAGGGCGTGGTGAACGTCACCAGCATCGTGGGCAACCGCACCCGCAGCCTCGAGGGTCTTCGAGTGCGGCCCGAACGCGGACTCGGCGGCCGAGCCATGATGGAGCTCCGCCCCCGCATGACGAACGACTACGGGTCATCGCAGCAGATCACGCACGACTACGACGTGTTCGTGCTGGGCGAAGGGCTCAGCACGCTCCTGGCTCTGCCCATCGTCGTCGACGGGCGACCACGCGGCGTGCTGTACGCCGGAGCGTGGGACGAGACTCCCGTCGGAGGCGTCACGACCGCGCCCGCCATGCAGGTCGTGCAGTCGGTCGCGGACGAGCTGCGCATCAGGGACGAGGTCGAGCGTCGGCTGAGGGCTGCGGCCGCCACCACGGCGACCATCGCGCCCCAGCAACAGCAGGAGGAGTTGCGCGAGAGCTTCGCGGAGCTGCGCAGCATCGGGGCATCCGTCGACGACGCCGACCTGCGCGCACGCATCGCGCGTGTGGAACGCCGTCTGCTGCGCCTGGCCGGCGAGCCCGTTCCCGCGGTCACCGGCCCGATCCCGTCGGTGCATCTCTCCCGCCGTGAGACCGACGTCCTCGCGTGCGCGGCACTCGGTGCGACCAACGCCGAGATCGCCGCACAGCTCGGGCTGCGCGAGGGCACCGTGAAGGCCTACCTCGGCGCCGCGATGTCGAAGCTCGACGCCTCCACACGGCACGCCGCGGTGGCGAAGGCACGGCGCGCCGGACTCCTGCCCTGA
- a CDS encoding MarR family winged helix-turn-helix transcriptional regulator: MTSMTGVGPLPGAAGGERRSSDGLTHSAIYDVDASDPRSTLIDRSGVAPEDLRQIAELMGALGELREAEQRLSHASRRYMQLNETDMRALHYLIVCANRDVVATPGGIAQHLGISTASTTKLLDRLEKGGHITRSPHPSDRRALAIAITPETRQAAMETVGRQQAKRFHAAARLTSQEREVVIRFLMDMTAEISLTGEEPWAREGSHP, encoded by the coding sequence ATGACCTCCATGACCGGCGTCGGCCCGCTGCCCGGGGCGGCCGGCGGCGAGCGCAGGTCGTCGGATGGCCTCACTCACTCCGCCATCTACGACGTCGATGCGAGCGACCCTCGCAGCACACTGATCGATCGGTCCGGGGTCGCGCCCGAAGACCTGCGGCAGATCGCGGAACTCATGGGAGCTCTCGGCGAGCTGCGGGAGGCCGAGCAGCGCCTGTCGCACGCGTCGCGGCGGTACATGCAGCTCAACGAGACGGATATGCGCGCCCTGCACTATCTGATCGTGTGCGCGAACCGCGATGTCGTCGCCACGCCCGGCGGAATCGCACAGCATCTCGGGATCTCGACCGCTTCGACGACGAAGCTGCTGGACAGGCTCGAGAAGGGTGGTCACATCACCCGCTCGCCTCACCCCAGTGATCGGCGCGCCCTGGCGATCGCCATCACGCCAGAGACGAGGCAGGCCGCCATGGAGACGGTGGGGCGGCAGCAGGCGAAGCGGTTCCATGCCGCGGCGCGCCTCACGTCGCAGGAGCGCGAGGTCGTCATCCGCTTCCTCATGGACATGACGGCGGAGATCAGCCTGACTGGGGAGGAGCCCTGGGCCAGAGAGGGGTCGCACCCCTGA
- a CDS encoding methylated-DNA--[protein]-cysteine S-methyltransferase: MTFRYDFAPTPFGDALAVFSDEGIVRFDLSESADPSVPWLLESVSARLGAVPEAAPGAADELAHLLDDYFDGAPVRFDEHLRFDWRLVNGFARRALQTICTIGWGETLSYGEVAVLAGHPGAARAVGTACRLTPFSVIVPVHRVVRSDGTPGQYGAHPERKRFLLDLESARS; the protein is encoded by the coding sequence ATGACATTCCGCTACGACTTCGCACCGACGCCCTTCGGCGACGCGCTCGCGGTCTTCTCCGACGAGGGCATCGTGCGGTTCGATCTCTCCGAGTCCGCAGACCCATCGGTCCCCTGGCTTCTCGAGTCGGTATCCGCCCGGCTGGGCGCCGTCCCGGAGGCTGCGCCCGGCGCGGCCGACGAGCTCGCGCACCTCCTCGACGACTACTTCGACGGGGCGCCCGTGCGGTTCGACGAGCATCTCCGATTCGACTGGCGTCTGGTCAACGGGTTCGCTCGACGCGCGCTGCAGACGATCTGCACGATCGGATGGGGCGAGACGCTCAGCTACGGCGAGGTGGCTGTGCTCGCCGGTCACCCCGGTGCCGCGCGCGCGGTGGGCACGGCCTGTCGGCTGACGCCGTTCTCGGTCATCGTTCCCGTGCACCGCGTCGTCCGCTCGGACGGCACGCCCGGTCAGTACGGCGCGCACCCGGAGCGGAAGCGGTTCCTCCTCGATCTCGAGTCCGCACGCAGCTGA
- a CDS encoding ABC transporter ATP-binding protein, producing MSGEVLRLDAVTFRRNGTEILHGIDLTVAAGEHWALLGPNGAGKSTILGFCGAQAHPTSGTVDVLGHRLGRVDMQELRRHIGHVNPRHPIRSDLTALDVVLTGFTGTIERMMRWAPTEEQRARAVELVTLVGLGDRLDVRWPTMSQGERGRSLIARALAADPGLLLLDEPTTGLDVAAREQLLETIDDLARSAPEVASVLVTHHLEELPESTTHALVIADGRAVAAGPVDEVVTSATISEAFRHPIDVAHVDGRWSARARKRMLV from the coding sequence GTGAGCGGGGAGGTGCTGCGGCTCGACGCGGTCACCTTCCGCCGCAACGGCACGGAGATCCTGCACGGGATCGATCTGACGGTCGCCGCCGGTGAGCACTGGGCGCTCCTGGGCCCCAACGGCGCTGGCAAGAGCACGATCCTCGGCTTCTGCGGTGCTCAGGCGCATCCGACGTCCGGCACGGTCGACGTCCTCGGGCACCGTCTCGGCAGGGTCGACATGCAGGAGCTGCGACGGCACATCGGCCACGTGAACCCGCGGCATCCGATCCGCTCCGATCTCACGGCACTCGATGTGGTGCTCACGGGCTTCACGGGGACGATCGAGCGGATGATGCGATGGGCGCCGACCGAGGAACAGCGTGCGCGCGCCGTCGAGCTCGTCACCCTCGTCGGCCTTGGCGACCGCCTCGACGTGCGCTGGCCCACGATGTCGCAGGGGGAGCGCGGGCGCTCGCTCATCGCGCGCGCCCTTGCGGCCGACCCGGGTCTGCTGCTGCTCGACGAACCGACGACGGGACTCGACGTGGCCGCACGCGAGCAGTTGCTCGAGACGATCGACGACCTTGCGCGTTCCGCGCCAGAGGTCGCCTCCGTGCTCGTGACCCACCACCTCGAAGAGCTGCCGGAGAGCACGACGCACGCCTTGGTCATCGCCGACGGTCGTGCGGTCGCGGCCGGTCCTGTCGACGAGGTGGTGACCTCGGCGACGATCAGCGAGGCGTTCCGGCATCCGATCGACGTCGCGCACGTCGACGGCCGCTGGAGTGCGCGAGCCCGCAAGCGGATGCTGGTCTGA
- a CDS encoding MMPL family transporter, translating to MPRRSEPTSAARPRQRHRRALWARVLVPSLLILAWVTAAGLGGPLFGKVDEVSSNDRTAYLPESADATQVQEVLGEFVDSDAIPAIAVFVGDGELSGDDLAAISDAVDSTAELGGVDADVSPAIPSDDGSAAQAFIPIRSDADLSDTVNEVATHLREALPGVTVHITGPAGFSADLVAGFAGIDGLLLGVALLAVLVILVLVYRSLLLPLVVLSTSLFALCVALLVVWWLAKTGVLLLSGQTQGILFILVIGAATDYALLFVARFREELRRTRDKGTAVAAAWRGSLEPIVASGGTVIAGLLCLLLSDLRSNSTLGPVAAIGIAFAMLSALTLLPALLVLFGRAAFWPRRPVFEPDAVVEEDGRPTSGVWARVATRIRRRPRLIWIVTTAVLLAGAAGLTQLDATGVPQSDLVLGTSDARDGQVALGEHFPGGSGSPAYVVVDEDRWRDAVDVLHASDGVDEVSITTADSPSGTAPVSPEGIEPVGAPGAPTPEPTVVDGDVLLQATFTDAADSDAAAATVRELRTELDPLGARIGGVTATSVDTNDASIHDRNLIIPVILGVILVILMLLLRSILAPVLLILTTVLSFGTALGISALVFDGLFRFPGADPAVPLYGFVFLVALGIDYNIFLMTRVREESARHGTRDGILRGLTITGGVITSAGLVLAATFAALSVIPILFLVQLAFIVAFGVLLDTFIVRSLLVPALAYDIGRRIWWPSALWRHGDD from the coding sequence ATGCCCCGCCGATCCGAACCCACCTCCGCCGCTCGTCCTCGGCAGCGCCATCGCCGCGCGCTGTGGGCGCGTGTCCTGGTGCCGTCGCTGCTCATCCTGGCGTGGGTCACCGCGGCGGGCCTCGGCGGACCGCTCTTCGGAAAGGTCGACGAGGTGTCGTCCAACGACCGCACCGCGTACCTCCCCGAATCGGCCGATGCCACGCAAGTGCAGGAGGTGCTCGGAGAGTTCGTCGACAGCGACGCCATCCCGGCGATCGCTGTATTCGTCGGCGACGGCGAGCTCTCGGGAGACGACCTCGCCGCGATCTCGGATGCCGTCGACTCGACAGCGGAGCTCGGCGGTGTCGACGCCGATGTCTCCCCCGCCATCCCTTCGGATGACGGCTCGGCAGCGCAGGCGTTCATCCCCATCCGATCCGACGCAGACCTGTCCGACACCGTGAACGAGGTCGCGACGCATCTGCGCGAGGCGCTCCCCGGCGTGACGGTGCACATCACCGGACCAGCGGGCTTCAGCGCCGACCTGGTCGCGGGCTTTGCCGGCATCGACGGGCTGCTCTTGGGTGTCGCCCTCCTGGCGGTCCTCGTGATCCTCGTCCTCGTGTACCGCTCGCTCCTCCTGCCTCTCGTCGTGCTGTCGACGAGCCTTTTCGCGCTCTGCGTCGCGCTGCTGGTGGTCTGGTGGCTCGCGAAAACCGGGGTGCTCCTCCTCAGCGGCCAGACGCAGGGCATCCTCTTCATCCTCGTGATCGGCGCCGCCACCGACTATGCGCTGCTCTTCGTGGCGCGCTTCCGGGAGGAGCTGCGACGGACGCGCGACAAGGGCACGGCCGTGGCAGCCGCCTGGCGCGGATCGCTCGAGCCCATCGTCGCCTCCGGCGGCACGGTGATCGCGGGGCTCCTCTGCCTCCTGCTCAGCGACCTCAGGTCGAACAGCACGCTGGGCCCGGTTGCGGCGATCGGCATCGCCTTCGCCATGCTCTCGGCCCTCACGCTGCTGCCCGCACTGCTCGTCCTGTTCGGACGGGCCGCGTTCTGGCCGCGCCGACCGGTGTTCGAACCGGACGCGGTCGTCGAGGAGGACGGCAGGCCGACGTCGGGAGTGTGGGCGCGCGTCGCCACACGGATCCGTCGCCGGCCCCGCCTCATCTGGATCGTCACGACCGCGGTGCTGCTCGCCGGCGCCGCCGGCCTGACGCAGCTGGACGCGACCGGCGTGCCGCAGTCCGACCTCGTGCTCGGCACCTCGGATGCGCGCGACGGGCAGGTCGCCCTCGGCGAGCACTTCCCCGGCGGGTCGGGCAGCCCGGCCTATGTCGTGGTCGACGAAGACCGCTGGCGGGACGCCGTCGACGTGCTGCACGCATCCGACGGGGTCGACGAGGTCTCCATCACCACGGCCGACTCACCGAGCGGGACCGCACCCGTCTCCCCCGAGGGCATCGAGCCCGTCGGCGCACCGGGCGCACCCACCCCCGAGCCCACGGTCGTCGACGGCGACGTGCTGTTGCAGGCCACCTTCACGGACGCCGCCGACTCCGACGCGGCCGCCGCCACCGTGCGAGAGCTGCGCACCGAACTCGATCCGCTCGGCGCGCGCATCGGTGGGGTCACGGCGACCTCGGTCGACACGAACGACGCGTCGATCCACGATCGGAACCTCATCATCCCGGTGATCCTCGGCGTGATCCTCGTGATCCTCATGCTGCTGCTGCGCTCGATCCTGGCGCCGGTGCTGCTCATCCTGACCACGGTGCTCTCGTTCGGCACGGCCCTGGGGATCTCGGCGCTCGTCTTCGACGGACTCTTCCGGTTCCCCGGCGCCGATCCCGCGGTGCCGCTGTACGGATTCGTCTTCCTCGTGGCGCTCGGCATCGACTACAACATCTTCCTCATGACGAGGGTGCGCGAGGAGTCGGCGCGGCACGGCACGCGCGACGGCATCCTCCGCGGTCTGACGATCACGGGCGGCGTCATCACCTCGGCGGGGCTCGTGCTGGCGGCGACCTTCGCGGCGCTGTCGGTCATCCCGATCCTGTTCCTCGTGCAGCTGGCCTTCATCGTCGCGTTCGGCGTGCTGCTCGACACGTTCATCGTGAGGTCGCTCCTCGTGCCCGCCCTGGCGTACGACATCGGCCGGCGCATCTGGTGGCCGTCGGCGCTGTGGCGCCACGGGGACGACTGA
- a CDS encoding histone-like nucleoid-structuring protein Lsr2, producing MARRIVHQLVDDIDGSVLEIGEGETVHFSLNGSAYEIDLSAEHAEELRAALEPYISAGRRAGSSGSATRASSSSRKRPARNPEVAAIRAWAKDNGYTLSERGRIPAPVVEAYNAAH from the coding sequence ATGGCGAGACGAATTGTGCACCAGCTGGTTGACGATATCGACGGCAGCGTTCTGGAAATCGGCGAAGGCGAGACCGTGCATTTCTCGCTCAACGGCTCGGCATACGAAATCGACCTCAGCGCCGAGCACGCAGAAGAACTCCGCGCGGCGCTCGAGCCCTACATCTCGGCAGGGCGACGGGCGGGATCGTCTGGGTCCGCCACCAGGGCGTCATCATCGTCGCGGAAGCGTCCGGCTCGCAATCCCGAGGTCGCAGCCATCCGCGCCTGGGCGAAGGACAACGGCTACACGCTCTCCGAGCGCGGCCGCATCCCGGCCCCCGTGGTCGAGGCGTACAACGCCGCGCACTGA